The genome window AGTCAAACTCTAAGCTAAATCACTGAGAACGCGCCAGAGCCGCTATTTATCGACGTCCAATTCAGGCCACTGCGTGAGCTTACGATGCAAGGTGCGTCGACTGATCCCCATCAACTCAGCAGCACGCGTGCGGTTGCCGCTGGCTTTGATGAGCGCGTTGCGCAACAGCCGTTTCTCGTTATCCTCTTTGCTTAAGGTGACACTGGAGGTGACAATCTCAGAAACCATTGATTCACCCTCTTGGACTTGATACTTCGGGTCTAGATCATACTCGGTCACTTCACTGCCGCGCTTGAGCACCACGATATTCTCACAAAAATTACGCAGCTCGCGGATATTACCTGGCCAACGATACGCGCGCAGCACGTCGAGCGCCCCCTCAGTCAAACGAACTGGCTCCACACCATTTTCTTCGCTAAACTCCTGAATATAGTGGTTCAGCAAAATAATGAGATCCTCCTCACGGTGCCGCAGTGCAGGTAGATGAATCGTCACCACATTGAGTCGATACAGTAAATCCTCACGAAACTCGCCGGTTTTCGACATCGCCGTGAGATCACGGTTCGTCGCACACACCAGACGCACATCGATATCCACCGTTTTAGAGCTGCCAAGGCGCTCAAAACTACGTGTCTCTAAGAAACGCAGCAACTTAACCTGCGTGGAGGCATCAATCTCCCCGATTTCATCAAGAAACAAGGTGCCGCCATCCGCAGCCTCGAAGCGGCCGATCCGTCGCTCAGTCGCACCAGTAAACGCGCCCTTCTCATGACCAAAGAGTTCACTCTCCAGAAGATTCGCTGCCAGCGCGGCACAATGCACCGGCACAAAAGGCTTACGCGCACGCGTGCTGTTTTGGTGAATTGCCTGTGCGACCAACTCCTTACCTGTGCCCGTTTCACCTTCGAGCAATACAGTTGCCCGCGACGGTGCCACAAGTTTCACCTTATCTAAGACATCGGTGAGCCCCGGCGAATTGCCCACAATCCCACCAAAACTGTATTTCTTATCTAGGCGCTCATGCAGCACCATATTTTCGGCCTCGATCGTCCGTGATTGCAGCGCGCGCTTTATAATAATCTCCAGCTTTTCCAAACTCACCGGCTTG of Lentimonas sp. CC4 contains these proteins:
- a CDS encoding sigma-54 dependent transcriptional regulator is translated as MPATILIVDDEKNTREGLSLALEEDYEVYLASGAEEAFNLMEAETFDVVLTDLRMAGKSGLKVIDYAIALPNRPICIMMTAYGNVETAVEAMRRGAFDFLTKPVSLEKLEIIIKRALQSRTIEAENMVLHERLDKKYSFGGIVGNSPGLTDVLDKVKLVAPSRATVLLEGETGTGKELVAQAIHQNSTRARKPFVPVHCAALAANLLESELFGHEKGAFTGATERRIGRFEAADGGTLFLDEIGEIDASTQVKLLRFLETRSFERLGSSKTVDIDVRLVCATNRDLTAMSKTGEFREDLLYRLNVVTIHLPALRHREEDLIILLNHYIQEFSEENGVEPVRLTEGALDVLRAYRWPGNIRELRNFCENIVVLKRGSEVTEYDLDPKYQVQEGESMVSEIVTSSVTLSKEDNEKRLLRNALIKASGNRTRAAELMGISRRTLHRKLTQWPELDVDK